In one Tachysurus vachellii isolate PV-2020 chromosome 24, HZAU_Pvac_v1, whole genome shotgun sequence genomic region, the following are encoded:
- the LOC132839662 gene encoding rho GTPase-activating protein 6 isoform X3, producing MGDSVFVDRRISYLGDFTWNSLSGRSVRLKPVSIQSLSELERARLQEVAYNRLHQDYDLGCQITIPKDCQKRKKSLRRKLDSLAKEKNKDKENAPQAFGISLSQVITNDRTQRQRQEGQREEQRDPSDLVSSILQFATRRPTKELSSSNSSLSSTSETANESTSSNTPEAAPRARRRGGMSVDSITDLDDNQSRLLEALQLSLPAETASKKEKQQDKRLSLNPIYRQVPRVLDSCCQHLEKYGLQTVGIFRVGSSKKRVRQLREEFDRGVDVQLDEEHSVHDVAALLKEFLRDMADPLLTKELYTAFINTTLLDPEDQQLVTQLLVYLLPPCNSDTLQRLLEFLHIVAQHAQNGYDKDGQEVTGNKMTSINLATIFGPNLLHKQKSSDKEFSVQSSARAEESTTVIAVVQRMIASYEELFMVSADLQNEVLMNLLETDPDVVDYLLRRKASQSVELLNSEASLSLSECRSSSDSNKASSGEVSPYDNNSPVLSERRGGDLAKEGEVHCGRVLSTEQLFCVPEQYSLVGQVTGRSRDTVSNIWSPTKEDHANIWGAWHTTLKPGLQEHPYTGSCGNISEGSSRSSRDGTDDRTPPTVSRADFPQGTAGPHTGLNLNLKPNGQLQSSSSEDLPVCSTLSTPSPTLYPKPTNRNEARPPPYRHSRLTPSVVSSNSIPSQSQQHPQQLGKTGNHNSSSSTGTRMPTSSEWQDWQRDRWHIWQLLSSDNADTLPETLV from the exons ATTgccagaagaggaagaagtCACTACGGAGGAAGCTGGACTCCTTAGCCAAGGAAAAGAACAAAGACAAAG AAAACGCCCCACAGGCGTTTGGCATCTCCTTATCACAGGTGATCACCAACGACCGAACCCAGCGTCAGCGTCAAGAGGGTCAGAGGGAGGAGCAGAGAGACCCGAGTGACCTGGTGTCCTCCATCCTGCAGTTTGCTACCCGCCGACCCACTAAGgagctttccagcagcaactcATCGCTCAGCTCCACCTCAGAGACGGCCAACGAGTCAACGTCATCCAACACGCCCGAAGCCGCACCCCGTGCTCGCAGGAGG GGTGGCATGTCTGTGGACTCCATCACGGATTTGGATGACAATCAGTCACGTCTGCTGGAGGCGCTGCAGCTCTCGCTGCCGGCTGAGACAGCCAGCAAGAAGGAGAAGCAGCAGGACAAGAGGCTGAGTCTAAACCCCATCTACAGGCAGGTGCCACGTGTGCTGGACAGCTGCTGCCAGCACCTTGAGAAGTATG GTCTACAGACGGTGGGGATATTTAGAGTGGGCAGCTCAAAGAAAAGAGTGAGGCAG TTACGGGAGGAGTTTGACCGTGGTGTGGACGTGCAGCTGGATGAGGAACACAGTGTCCATGACGTGGCCGCGCTTCTGAAGGAATTCCTCCGGGACATGGCTGACCCGCTGCTCACCAAAGAGCTCTACACTGCCTTCATTAACACCACAT TGCTGGACCCAGAAGACCAGCAGTTAGTCACACAGCTGCTTGTGTACCTGCTGCCGCCTTGTAACAGCGACACCCTGCAGCGGCTGCTGGAGTTTCTGCACATCGTGGCTCAGCACGCTCAAAACGGATACGACAAAGATGGACAGGAG GTTACAGGAAACAAGATGACGTCAATCAACTTGGCCACCATCTTTGGGCCAAACCTGCTGCACAAACAGAAAAGTTCAGATAAAGAGTTCAGCGTTCAGAGCTCAGCGCGGGCCGAGGAGTCCACGACCGTCATCGCTGTGGTACAGAGGATGATCGCAAGCTATGAGGAACTTTTCATG GTCTCTGCAGACTTGCAGAACGAGGTGCTGATGAACTTGCTGGAGACAGATCCTGACGTGGTGGACTACCTCTTACGACGCAAGGCATCACA AAGTGTTGAGTTGTTAAATTCGGAGGCATCCCTCTCCCTGAGCGAGTGCCGATCGTCCAGCGACTCCAACAAAGCGTCCAGTGGCGAAGTCTCTCCCTACGACAACAACTCGCCTGTGCTGTCtgagaggagagggggagacCTGGCCAAAGAGGGTGAAGTCCATTGTGGACGAGTCCTCAGCACAGAGCAGCTCTTCTGCGTCCCAGAACAGTACAGCCTGGTGGGACAGGTGACCGGACGCAGCAGGGACACTGTGTCGAATATCTGGTCCCCAACAAAGG AAGATCATGCTAACATCTGGGGTGCGTGGCACACGACGCTGAAGCCAGGATTGCAAGAACATCCCTATACAG GCTCTTGTGGCAACATATCAGAAGGAAGCTCTCGCAGCTCCAGGGACGGAACCGACGATCGGACACCGCCCACTGTAAGCAGAGCGGATTTCCCACAAGGCACCGCAGGGCCTCACACAGGCCTCAACCTGAACCTGAAACCCAATGGCCAATTACAATCCAGCAGCTCAGAGGACCTCCCTGTCTGCAGCACCCTCAGCACGCCAAGCCCCACCCTTTACCCCAAACCCACCAATAGGAATGAAGCACGTCCTCCACCTTACAGACATTCCAGATTAACACCCTCAGTAGTTTCGTCTAATTCAATCCCGTCGCAGTCTCAGCAGCACCCCCAGCAGCTCGGGAAGACTGGCAACCACAACTCATCCTCATCGACAGGCACACGCATGCCCACCAGCTCAGAGTGGCAAGACTGGCAGAGGGACAGGTGGCACATCTGGCAGCTGCTGTCTTCAGACAACGCTGACACGCTACCTGAGACACTGGTATGA